One window of the Pieris brassicae chromosome 4, ilPieBrab1.1, whole genome shotgun sequence genome contains the following:
- the LOC123708998 gene encoding prostaglandin reductase 1-like, whose translation MVKARKYVVKRHFQGVPKKDDFELVEYELPQLKPGHFSVKTEWISIDPYFRAYNYGTPTPYDQFGYQVGTITESKHRDFPVGCRVVTHKGWCDYSVVTNLKETYSNVQILPDLHGLPVELVLGALGMSGVTAYFGFLEICKPKAGDTVVVSGAAGAVGSIVGQIAKIKGCRVIGFAGSDDKVQWLEKELGFDKAINYKTADVSKALKDAAPKGVDCYFDNVGGELTAAIYSQMNLYGRVSLCGCISSYNEDPTTYKTTSLLPLILFKQLKVEGFLVPRWLEPENRMPEAIAALAQWIKQGKIKTRSHVTEGFDKLYDAFVGMLAGENTGKAVVKVS comes from the coding sequence ATGGTGAAGGCAAGAAAATACGTCGTAAAAAGGCATTTTCAAGGAGTTCCCAAAAAGGATGACTTTGAACTTGTCGAATATGAATTGCCGCAGCTAAAACCCGGTCATTTCTCCGTGAAAACCGAATGGATCAGTATTGACCCTTATTTTAGAGCCTACAACTATGGTACACCCACTCCCTACGACCAGTTCGGCTATCAAGTAGGTACAATTACAGAGTCAAAGCACCGTGACTTTCCAGTTGGCTGCAGAGTGGTTACTCATAAGGGATGGTGTGACTACAGCGTGGTTACCAATTTAAAAGAAACCTACAGTAATGTACAAATATTGCCAGATCTTCATGGTCTACCCGTTGAGTTGGTTTTGGGAGCTTTAGGCATGTCTGGAGTCACCGCTTACTTTGGTTTTCTTGAAATCTGTAAACCGAAAGCTGGTGATACCGTGGTTGTGTCAGGAGCAGCAGGTGCCGTCGGATCTATTGTAGGACAGATTGCAAAGATCAAAGGGTGCAGAGTTATTGGATTCGCTGGCTCCGATGATAAAGTGCAATGGCTTGAGAAGGAACTAGGATTCGACAAAGCTATTAACTACAAGACTGCGGATGTTAGTAAAGCCTTAAAAGACGCAGCTCCAAAAGGAGTAGATTGTTATTTTGACAACGTAGGCGGGGAGCTGACAGCTGCTATTTATAGCCAAATGAATTTGTATGGAAGAGTATCTCTCTGCGGTTGCATTAGTTCGTACAACGAGGACCCAACAACGTATAAGACAACATCACTGCTGCCGCTCATCTTATTCAAGCAGCTAAAAGTGGAGGGTTTTTTAGTACCCAGGTGGTTAGAACCAGAAAACAGGATGCCAGAGGCGATAGCTGCTCTGGCTCAGTGGATTAAACAAGGCAAGATAAAGACAAGAAGCCATGTGACCGAAGGGTTTGATAAGCTATATGATGCCTTTGTCGGCATGCTCGCTGGGGAAAATACGGGAAAGGCTGTTGTAAAAGTTTCATAA